The genomic stretch TTAACAGCCGTAATTTCCGTAAAAGTAATGGAACCGCAGTTCGAAGGACAGACAAAAACAAAACTAGGAAACTCTGAAGTTTCTGGAGCGGTAGATAAAATTGTAGGGGAAATGCTAACGAATTTCCTTGAAGAAAATCCAACAGAGGCAAAACAAATTGTTCAGAAAGTTGTTCTAGCAGCAAAAGCTAGACAGGCGGCTAAAAAAGCCCGTGAAATGGTTCAAAGAAAATCTCCAATGGGAGGTTCCGGACTGCCTGGGAAACTATCTGACTGTTCATCCAAAGATCCGGCAGAATCTGAAATCTTTCTTGTAGAGGGAGATTCCGCAGGTGGAACAGCTAAACAGGGACGTGACAGACACTTCCAGGCTATTCTTCCGTTAAGAGGTAAAATTTTGAACGTGGAGAAATCTATGCTTCATAAAGTATATGATAATGAAGAGATCAGAAACATCTATACTGCCCTTGGAGTTTCTGTAGGGACAGAAGAGGATAGTAAGGCATTGAATATGGCTAAGCTAAGATACCATAAGATTGTTATCATGACCGATGCTGATATTGATGGATCCCACATTTCAACCCTGATTCTTACTTTCTTCTTCAGATATATGAAGGAGCTCATTGAGAATGGATATATTTATATTGCTCAACCACCTTTATATTTATTGAAGAAAGGTAATAAAAAAGTATATGCTTATAACGAAAAAGAACGTGAAGAATTTACTTTAGACATGTCTCCGGATGGAAAAGGTGTTGAAGTACAACGTTACAAAGGTCTTGGAGAAATGAATCCAGAGCAACTTTGGGAAACAACTCTTAACCCTGAACACAGAATTCTGAAACAGGTGACTATTGATAATGCAGTAGAAGCAGACAGTGTTTTCTCAATGTTGATGGGAGACGAAGTTCCGCCAAGAAGAGAATTTATCGAGAAAAATGCGAAATATGCAAAAATTGATGCATAAACGTTTTTAAAATATAAAAAAAGCTTCTAATTATTTAGAAGCTTTTTTTATATTTGGGAAAACCAAAAAAAATAATAATATGTTAACTCTTTTACAAACAGACCCCTACAACGGGGCAGATGCGGTTTCTGGTGCAGCCGCTGCAGGATTAGGGATTGGATCAATGTTCATGAGTTTACTTGTGTACTTATTCTACGGATACTGTATGTTCAAAATCTTTAAAAAGGCAGGTAGAGAAGATGCATGGGCAGCTTTTGTTCCTATTTATAATGCAATTGTAATGCTGGATATTGTGAAAAAACCAATATGGTGGATTATCTTATTCTTGATTCCCTTCGTAAATCTTTATGCAGCATGGGTAGTCAATGACAGGCTGGCTAAAGGTTTTGGAAAAGAAACTCCGATCTATACAATCTTGCTGTTTTTCTTTGGATTTATTTTTATTCCTGTTTTGGGACTTGGAAGTGATACGTATGACAGCAAAAGAATCCCGAATGATTAAGAAAGCAAGTAGAAAAATTAAAGACTTCAGAAATGGAGTCTTTTTTATTTGATAATATAATGCTCTGTAGTATTTATTGTATTCTCTTGTAAGCTTAATTCTACAGTGTTTGAATTATAAAAGTGACAATTTATCCTAATTTTGGAAATGCAGACAATATGAAACTTACCATTTCATATTTAATTATTTTTAATCTTAAATGATTATATACATTCAAACCGTCATTTTTGTTTGTATAAAATAACTTTTGATTATTTACAACCTTATTTAAGGCAAATTTAGGATAGTACTTTTTTAAGTATTAATCGAGACTCCACAATGTGGAGTCTCTTTATTTCATTTTAGTGAGAATTTATGCTTTTTTAATAATTTGATTTTCAGGTTATTATATTTTAATTGGTGATGGGTTTTATTTATTTGCTATTAAATTTTTAAGTTTTATTTAACAATTATTAAGATTTTATTATTTTTGTCAAAGTTTAATAATCATGATGAAAATATTATTTCTTGGGGCCTTGTCTACAGCCTCAATGTACTTTGCTCAAAGCTATCCAGCTTCTGCTATTCCAGAAAATTTAAAGAAAAATGCTAATGTTGTCGTCAGAAAAGATTTTACAACAGTTCATATTAATAAAATTGATGAAATAAAATATCAATATAATACTGTAACTACTGTTTTAAATAAAGATGGTGATGAAAAAGCTATTGCCTATATCCCTTATGATAAAACAAGAAGTGTTTCTGATGTTAAGGTTACTGTTTATGACGAATCAGGAAAGAAAATAAAAAGTTATTCAAAATCCGATTTTAGTGATTTTGCTAATAATACACAGGGAGTATTTTATTCTGATAACAGGATAATGGTATTTTCTTATACTCCTGTTCAATACCCTTATACAATTGATGTTTCATATCAGTCTCAAGATAAGAACACTATTTTTATTCCAGATTTTATACCATTCTATTCTACCAATACGTCTTTGGAAGATGCACAGATGAAAATTATCAATACCTCAGGAATTGATCTTCGTGCTAAGATCTATCCATCAAAGTATAACTACGCTTCAGTAGTTGAGAACAGTAATGGGAATGAAAAAAATTATTCTTACAAAAATGTTCCGGCAATTGATAATATTTCAATGATTCCGGAGCCTGTTAAAATATTACCTAAGGTAAGTTTTGCACTTACCAAGTTCAATCTGGCGGGAAAACAAGGGACTTTAAATAACTGGACAGACTTTGGAATCTGGTATTACAATAATCTTATTGATCCGGTGGCTGTATCCACTCCTACAATTAAGGCTGAGATTGCAGCCTTACAGCTTCAGGGTTCCGTAGAGGAGAAAGTAAAGAAGATCTATCAATATATGCAGGCCAAAACAAGATATATATATGTAGGACTGGGAATTGGAGGCTGGCTTCCTATGATGCCGGACGAAGTGCATAAAAAAGGTTATGGCGATTGTAAGGGACTTACTAATTATATGAAAACCTTGTTGAACGAAGCAGGAATCCCTTCTTATTATTGTGTTATCAATTCTGGACTTTCGTAGGTTTCTTTTGATCCGGACTTTCCTAAAATGGGCGGAAACCATGCTATTTTGATGGTCCCTACAGAAAATGGTAATATCTGGCTTGAAAATACTTCACAGCAGACGGCATTTAACCATTTAGGATACAGTACTACAGATAGAAATGTTCTTTCGATAAAGAAAAATGGTATAGAATTGATTAATACTCCGGTATATTTGGCAGATCAGAATAAAGAAAAACAAAAACTGAAAATAAAGATTGAAGAGGATAACAGTATTACGGGAGAAGGGAATTTTTTATATACAGGGAATCAATATGACTACAACCTTGGATTTGTAAACCTTAACCCAAAAGAAAAAAGTGATGCACTGAAAAAAAGATTTGATGTTTTAAACTTTGAAAAAGTTGAAATGAAAAATTTTACCAATGATAAAGACAAAGCTGTTATTACCTACGATATAGACTTTAAAACCAATAATTACTGTAAGAATGCGGGAAGCAGTCTTATATTCAGAGCTGTTCCTATTTTTTCGGATAATGTATATAAGACGGATGAGAACCGTGAACTTCCTTTTGAAATCAGACAATCATTTGAAGATGAATATGAAATCAGTTTTATCATTCCTAAAGGCTATAAAACTGATGAAACTCCTGATGATATAAGTATTAATTCAGAATTTGGGCGCTATAAACTTAGCTTTGTGAAAAGTGGCGAAGAGATAAAGGTGAGCAGAAAAATTCAGGTTAATAAAGGAACTTATCCTAAGGAGAAATATAATGATTATGTAGGTTTCAGAAAGAAAATACTCAATATGGATAATTCAAAAATTTTAATCACAAAAATATAAAGATGAAAAAAATAATATTAGTGCTGATATGTTCAGCAAATATAATGGTACTTAAGGCCCAGAAGCATGAGTTTTTGAACCCACCTAAATTTTCTGATGCAGATCTTTCCAAGACAAAGTCATTATTAGATGAAAACGCTCCCGCAGAAATTCTATATAAATCTGTACATTTTATGATTGATAATACTACGGGAGATCTACATAAAAAATATTTTTACAGAGTCAAAATCTATGATAAAGATAAGGCTGAAGACTGGCTGAATCTGGAAGTGCCTCTTTATCAATATGGGAGTAATAAAGAAAGCTTAGGGAAGTTCAAAGCTTTTACCTATAATCTTGAAAATGGAACTGCAATTCCTGTAAAGGTTGAGAAAAGTTCACAGTATAAAAGCAAGGAAAGTAAATATGTAAATGTGACGAAATTTGCCTTCCCTAGTGTGAAAAACGGTTCTGTACTGGAATATCAGTATGAGATTGTATCCCCATTTTTATACAATATTCCGGAGTTTTTAATTGAATCAGATACGCCTTCTCTTTATACAGAATATGTTTTAGATACTCCTATCCATATCTCTTATAATATTAACTATACAGGAGCTTTGGGGCCAAAACACAGAATAGTGGAAGAGAAGACTCTTTATGGTACTCAATACAAAACATATAGATTTGGATTTGAGAATGTAAAAGGTTTCAAAGCCGAAAAATTTGTAAGAAATGATAGAAACTATAGAACAAAAGTAAGTGCAGAGCTTCATTCTACGAATTATAAAGAAGTGAAACTTTATTCATCCTCATGGGATCAGATTAGTAAGACTCTTTATGAAAGTGATGATTTTGGTGGAGAATTAAAGAAGACAAGACTGGCTAAAGATAATATGCCTGCAGAGGTGGCACAGATGAAAACTGAGCTTGAAAAAGCCAATGCTATATTTTCTTATGTTCAAAAAACATTTACCTGGAACAAAGACAAAGGAATTTATATAGATGATGGGATAAAAAAAATGCTGGATAGCAAAGCGGGGAATGCTGCTGAAATTAACCTCTATTTGGTTATGCTTCTTCGGGAGGCTGGTATTAAGGCAGATCCGGCTCTGATTTCCACTGTAGAAAATGGAATGATTAATCTGGTTTCTCCCAATGTCTCTAATATGAATTTTGTATTGGCATCAGTAAATATAAATGGAAATTATCACATGTATGATGCTACTTCCAAGCAGTCTTCCATGGACGAATTGCCTTTAAGAGACTGGAATCAGTATGCTGTTTTATTAAATAAAACTAAAGCAGTGCAGATTGAAATGGTCAATATGAAGCAAAGCAGCACATTTCTGACAGTGGATGCTAAACTTAATGATGATGGCAGTATTTCCGGATCTTATTCTGATAAAGATACAGGAGCTTTTGCGATGTATGTAAAAGATAATTATGATGAAAATCCGGAAAAATATAAGAAGCAATATAAAGAGAACTTCTCTATAGATTTCACTGGAATTGATTCTAAGGTGTTGGATAATGGAGCATTTGAAAGCAAAATGAAATTTTCTTCATCCAATTTAATAGATAGAGTAGGAAAGAAGCTAATCATTAACCCAATGCTGTTTTTAAGCAAGACTTCCAATGAATTTGATCAGACAGAAGCTCGAAAATATCCTATTGATTTTGGTGCGCCTACTACAAAAGTTAAAAAAGTAACCCTAGAAATTCCTGAAGGATATGTGATTGAGGAAATGCCAAAAAATAAAAAAATTGTTACTGAGGATAAAGAGATAGCATATAGTTATATTATCGAACAAAAAGGTAATAAATTGGAAGTAACCTCTACTACAAAAATTTCCAGTGCAGATTATCCCAAAGAATATTATCCCGCATTCAAGCAAATTTGGGGGGTAGCTTCTAAACATGAGAATCAGGTAATTAGCTTAGTAAAGAAATAATTTTGTTTTTTTATAACCACCATATTATTTTTTTTGAATAAATTTTTTAAAACCATTCATCTTTTGAATGGTTTTTGTATTGAATATCCAAAATTAAAATTATGAAAAATACGATTGCCGTTCTTGCTCTTTCTTCATTCTTTGTTTTCACTGCCTGTAAGAAAAATGAAACAACAGCAACATCAACGGAGAAAACTGAAAATAAAAAGTTAGAAGAATTTGCCGTAGACTCAGTAATAGTAAAAGATTCTACAAAAATTACGGACTCTCTAAAACTTAATTATACTTCCCAACTATTAGTATTTCCTACTATAAAAGATAAAACACTTTTAGACAGTATCTATTTCCAGAACGATAAAATAAAAGACTTTTCTAAAACGGGGCTGCTGGCTTATTTAGAGAATGAAAAAAACAATTATTTCAGTTCTATAAAAAATGACAGTAAAGATTGGGCTTCTGATATTACCTATGCTCAAGATTGGTATTCAAGTTCCCACATGAACCTTATATCCAATACCAATGGGTATCTTCACATTCAATATACTGGAAGCGGTTATGAAGGAGGTGCACATGATAACTATGGTTTTTCAGAAAGGATTTTTGATCTTAAAAATAATAAGAAACTAGAATTAAAAGATATTACTTCCACTCCAAAAAGTAAATTGGAAGCTATATTGATGAAGAATATTGATAATATCAACAGTGGTACAATGGATGGGGACGGAACTGTAAAAAACTCTGAAATGTTGTTGGTGGAAAAAATTCCGGCTTCAAATAACTTCTATTTTGATGACAAAAACCTGTATTTTCATTACAGTCCGTATGAAATTGCTGCATTTGCAGCAGGGGATATCACGATTCCTATTCCATGGGAACAGCTGAATGGTACATTAAATGCGGAATTTAAAGAAAGAATGAAAATTAAATAACTTAATGCTTCCGGGTTCAGGAAGCATTTTCTATTTTTGTGGTAATGGAAAAAGTAGCTTTTATCATCAATCCTTTTTCGGCCAAAAAGAATTATCAGCCGTTTTTGAATGAACTTAAAAATAAGGTAGGTAATCCTTTATATTATGTTTCTGAATCTATTCCGGGAACAGACGAATTTATCAAAATGCATTTTGATGAAGTAGATATTTTTGTAGCTATAGGAGGTGATGGAACGATTTCGACTGTAGCCAAGAACCTGATTTCGACCGATAAGATACTGGCGATTTTCCCTGCAGGCTCAGGAAACGGATTCTCCAATGAGACCCGTTTCAGTAAGAATCTGGATGAACTTTTAGAGAAAATAAAGGCTAAACAATCTAGGAAAATAGATACTTTTACGGTTAATGACAGGCTGTCCATCAATGTTTCAGGAACAGGGTTTGACGGAAAAGTGGTTAAAGAGTTTGAAAAAACAAGCCGTGGTTTCAAAAACTATATCAAAGTTTCTTTGAAGACCTTCTTTAACTATAAGCCGATCAAGGTTACCTTTTTTGATGAAGAATATAAGCAGTACAACGGCAGGTATCTGATGCTGAATGTTGCCAATACCCGCCAGTTCGGAAATAATGCCTATATCGCACCTAAGGCAAGTAAAAGCGATGGATTGGTAGATATGGTTTTAGTAAAAAAATTCCCACTTACCTATTCTGCATTGTTCGCATTCAGAATGTTCACGAAAAGATTAAAGGACGACGAATACGTAACATATCTTCCCGTTTCAGAAATTTCATTTAAAGTAAATACCAAAAACTGGCACCTTGATGGTGAGTTTAATAAGATAGAATCACCCATTCATGTGAAAGTACAGCCGGCAAGTTTGAATATTTTGGTTTAAAGTTTTATTTAGTTTGTTCCGTCAAAGCCGTAAATATCGCCAAAATCTTTTTTACATTTTCTAAAGAATTCTTGCGGTAGCCCATTTTTTAGGTTAACTCTTGTAATTGTATTTTTGTTGCAACTGGTATCTGTATTTTGAAAGACCAGAACTCCATTTTTTAATTTTGTGGGTAAATAGGAAGTTAAAGTCAAGTAATAATTTCCGACATACTGATTCTTTTCATTAAAAATTAAAATTCTGTTTGTCGCTCTTTGAGATAAGCCCCAAACCCAAACAGAATTCATGATTTTAAAGATTTTCCCTTGATTTGTTTTTACAGCTCCCAAATAGGTTAAGCGTGTTTCCATACCTCCTTTTCCATTCCATTTTCCAAAAACTAATTCTTTTCCAATTAATTTTTTCTGCAGTACTTTTAATCGAATCTTATTATCATTAATCTGAGATTTTCCAAAAGCAGGAACTACTGTAAGTAAAGCAAATAAAATCTGAATTCTATATATCCTTCCCATACAAATCAACCTTCCAGTTGTTTTTCAATTTCATAGGGATTGTCCAGACAATATTGTAACTGTTTTTTATCCAGTTGCTTTTCCCAATTTGCTACCACAACAGTAGCTACGGAGTTCCCAATAACATTGGTTAAAGCTCTACATTCACTCATAAATTTGTCAATTCCTAAGATGAGTGTCATTCCGGCAATTGGAATTTCCGGAACCACAGCTAAAGTGGCTGCTAATGTTACAAAACCTGCGCCGGTAACGCCAGCTGCACCTTTTGAACTTAACATGGCCACCAAAAGAAGCATCAGCTGTTTTTCAATGGGAAGATGGATGTTCAGTGCCTGGGCAATAAATAAAGAAGCTAGGGTCATATAAATGTTAGTTCCATCAAGGTTAAAAGAATATCCTGTAGGAACTACAAGACCTACTATGGTTCGCGAGCAGCCAGCTTTTTCCATTTTTTCCATGATTCCCGGAAGCGCAGATTCCGAAGAGCTTGTTCCTAAAACCAAAAGAAGTTCTTCTTTAAGATAAAATAACAGTTTAAATATATTAAAGCCATTGTACCAGGCAACTGCTCCTAATACCAAAACAACAAAAAGGATAGAGGTAATATAGAAGGTAGCCACCAGGAATATAAGATTCAGAACAGAATGAAGCCCGTATTTTCCTATAGTAAATGCCATTGCCCCAAAAGCACCTATTGGCGCAAGTTTCATCAGAATATGAACAATTTTGAATATTGGAGCAGACAGATCCTGAAGAAAATCAGTTACTTTTTGACTTTTTTCCTTTGTTAAAACCAAAGCAACCCCCATTAAGATGGCCACTAGAAGAACCTGGAGAATATTGTCACCAACCAAAGGACTAAAAAGAGTTTCAGGAATGATATTCATAATAAATCCTGTAAGCGTAGATTCGTGAGCTTTTTCCTGATATTCCGATACATTTCCTGAAAGGGTTGTCGGATCAATATTTAAACCATGGCCGGGTTGTAAGAGGTTTCCAACAACGAGACCAATAATAAGGGCCAGCGTAGAGAAGGTGAAGAAATAGATCATGGCTTTTACGGCAATTCTTCCTACTTTTTTGAGATCGGTCATGTGGGCAATTCCCAGGGTAAGTGTAATGAAAATGACCGGAGCAATGATCATTTTTACCAATTTGATGAATCCATCTCCTAATGGTTTCATCTTTTCTCCCAACTCAGGATAGAAGTTTCCAAGGAGAATACCTGCAGCTATGGCTATAATAACCTGAAAATAAAGCTGATTGTAGATTTTTTTTGCTTTCAATGAACAGTCGTTTTGTTTTTTAAGGGCGAAAATTAAGAATTTTCATCTGAAAAACTGACAAATGTCATGAAAATTAACCTGTGTGCTAAGATCTGATTGGTGTAAAAAGACTTCGGCTTCATTCTATGGACAGTTTTGTCTTCCAAGAATGAAGCCGAAGCTATATTGTTGATGAAGTAAATGATTATTCCACTGCTACAGAATCATCTCCACGTCCGTCTGCAACCGCATGGATGTTTCCGTTTTCATCAAGGACGATCACTTCTGTTTTTCCGATCTGTTTTACCTTTTCAAAAGTGTAATTTTTCTTTTTCAGTTCGGCAATCGTACTTTCCGGGAAGTTATTTTCCACTTTTATAGTTTCAGGAAGCCATTGATGATGAAATTTCGGAGCATTAACAGCAATATTAGCATTTTGTTTAAAATCAACTACGTTTACAATAGATTGATATACCGAAGTTGGTATTGTAGTTCCTCCCGGAGTTCCTACAACCATATAAGGTTTTCCGTTTTTAAGCAGAATTGTAGGAGTCATGGAAGAAAGCATTCTTTTATTAGGCTGAATAGAATTGGCTTCTCCGCCTACCGCTCCAAACATATTGGGTACTCCTGGTTTGATAGAGAAATCATCCATTTCATTATTTAAGAAGAATCCGGCTCCAGATACTAAAACCTTACTTCCGTAATATCCATTTAGGGTAGTGGTTACAGAGGCTGCATTTCCATCCTTGTCAAGCACAGAAATATGAGTGGTTTGAGTAGATTCTTTAGGTTGTTCTATAATTTTTCCAACTTCCGCACTTGGTGTGGCTTTATCAAAACTGAAGCTTTTCCATCTGCCTTTTAGATATTCGTCAGAAATCAGATAAGAAGTCTTATCCTGAATAAAATCCGGATCACCCATATATTCAGCTCTGTCTGCAAAAGCTCTTCTTTCTGCTTCTGTCATAATCTGAACAGCTTGTGAAGAGTTTTGCTGGTATTTTTCAAGATTTTCAAAGCTGGCCATTCTCAGCATCTGAGCAAGAAGAAGCCCACCGCTGGAGGGTAATGGCATTGAAACCACGTTATTTCCTTTGTATTCAAACTCCAGAGCTTTTCTTTCTGCAACCTTATAATTTTTAAGGTCTTCTAAAGTAATAATTCCGTTCCCTTTTTTCATTTCAGCAATAAGGAGATCAGCTGTTTTTCCCTCATAGAAGCCTTTAGCACCAAGTTTTTGGATTAGTTTTAGCGTTTCTGCAAGGTCTTTCTGTACTAAAAGATCACCTGCTTTCCAGGGAGCATCCTTCACAAAAATGATTGCAGATTTATTATGTTTCTTAAAATGGTCTCTATTATTGTTAAGCATATCAGCTTCCTGTTCAGTGATAGCAAAACCCTGTTCAGCCAGATCGATGGCAGGCTGAATGATTTTTTCCATCGGAAGTTTACAATATTTCAGTGTAGCAAAGAAGCCGGCAACACTTCCCGGAATACCTACAGCCAGACGTCCGTTTTGAGATAGGTCTGTGTTAGCTTTACCATTTTTATCGAGATACATATCTCTGGAAGCCTTTTTAGGAGCCGTTTCTCTGTAATCCAGAGTAAATTTTTCACCATTATTTTTTACCCCTACCAGAAATCCACCACCACCAATGTTTCCTGCTTGTGGGTATACTACTGCTAATGCGTACTGAGTAGCGGTGATGGCATCATAAGCATTTCCGCCCATTCTTAGCATTTTTGCTCCCGCTTCACTTGCTAACGGATGTGCAGATACTACTACACCTTTATTTTTAACCTTTACCTCTTTTACAATATTGATATCTGTAAATTGGGCCCAGCTAAGCTGACTGGATAATATAATCGAAGCAATGAGAATCTTCTTCATAATGATTGTTTTTCTTATAACAAAAATATAGAAATTAGATCAATAACTTTAGTTTGAAAGAAGAAAATAATGGTATGAAGCCAGGAGACTGGAAGAGGAAGGCTGGAAGTGTATGAGGATTTAATGAACTTAAGAAAGGCTTTGAGAATGATATCTGATATAAATAGATCTTATTTTTAGGTCGCGTATCGCTTTTCTTCCTGCTTTTATCAGGATTCAGATTAAATAATTTTCAGGACAATTGGGAATATATTTTAAATACACCTTTATTATTATGGTTGACATGTTTTTTTTACTTTTGTACAATTCTAAAAAAATCTAAAAAATGGAATCCTATACGGAAAGAATACTGATTACAGGTGCTCTGGGACAAATCGGCACCGAGCTTACCAATAGACTTG from Chryseobacterium indologenes encodes the following:
- the gyrB gene encoding DNA topoisomerase (ATP-hydrolyzing) subunit B; this encodes MSQKQYTASSIQALEGMEHVRMRPSMYIGDVGLRGLHHLVYEVVDNSIDEALAGFCDTIFVAIKEGNGIEVSDNGRGIPVDFHEKEQKSALEVVMTKIGAGGKFDKDSYKVSGGLHGVGVSCVNALSNEMITTVYRDGNVYQQIYSKGKAQTGVEEIGNSDKRGTKQFFQPDDTIFTELVYNYDTLASRLRELSYLNKGITITLTDEREKLEDGSFRSEVFHSEGGLKEFVAYIDGNRESIMEHVIFMEGERDNIPVEVAMRYNTSFNENLHSYVNNINTHEGGTHLAGFRRALTRTLKKYADDLGIPQKEKVEITGDDFREGLTAVISVKVMEPQFEGQTKTKLGNSEVSGAVDKIVGEMLTNFLEENPTEAKQIVQKVVLAAKARQAAKKAREMVQRKSPMGGSGLPGKLSDCSSKDPAESEIFLVEGDSAGGTAKQGRDRHFQAILPLRGKILNVEKSMLHKVYDNEEIRNIYTALGVSVGTEEDSKALNMAKLRYHKIVIMTDADIDGSHISTLILTFFFRYMKELIENGYIYIAQPPLYLLKKGNKKVYAYNEKEREEFTLDMSPDGKGVEVQRYKGLGEMNPEQLWETTLNPEHRILKQVTIDNAVEADSVFSMLMGDEVPPRREFIEKNAKYAKIDA
- a CDS encoding DUF5684 domain-containing protein, giving the protein MLTLLQTDPYNGADAVSGAAAAGLGIGSMFMSLLVYLFYGYCMFKIFKKAGREDAWAAFVPIYNAIVMLDIVKKPIWWIILFLIPFVNLYAAWVVNDRLAKGFGKETPIYTILLFFFGFIFIPVLGLGSDTYDSKRIPND
- a CDS encoding DUF3857 domain-containing protein — protein: MMKILFLGALSTASMYFAQSYPASAIPENLKKNANVVVRKDFTTVHINKIDEIKYQYNTVTTVLNKDGDEKAIAYIPYDKTRSVSDVKVTVYDESGKKIKSYSKSDFSDFANNTQGVFYSDNRIMVFSYTPVQYPYTIDVSYQSQDKNTIFIPDFIPFYSTNTSLEDAQMKIINTSGIDLRAKIYPSKYNYASVVENSNGNEKNYSYKNVPAIDNISMIPEPVKILPKVSFALTKFNLAGKQGTLNNWTDFGIWYYNNLIDPVAVSTPTIKAEIAALQLQGSVEEKVKKIYQYMQAKTRYIYVGLGIGGWLPMMPDEVHKKGYGDCKGLTNYMKTLLNEAGIPSYYCVINSGLS
- a CDS encoding DUF3858 domain-containing protein; the encoded protein is MVPTENGNIWLENTSQQTAFNHLGYSTTDRNVLSIKKNGIELINTPVYLADQNKEKQKLKIKIEEDNSITGEGNFLYTGNQYDYNLGFVNLNPKEKSDALKKRFDVLNFEKVEMKNFTNDKDKAVITYDIDFKTNNYCKNAGSSLIFRAVPIFSDNVYKTDENRELPFEIRQSFEDEYEISFIIPKGYKTDETPDDISINSEFGRYKLSFVKSGEEIKVSRKIQVNKGTYPKEKYNDYVGFRKKILNMDNSKILITKI
- a CDS encoding transglutaminase-like domain-containing protein, which produces MKKIILVLICSANIMVLKAQKHEFLNPPKFSDADLSKTKSLLDENAPAEILYKSVHFMIDNTTGDLHKKYFYRVKIYDKDKAEDWLNLEVPLYQYGSNKESLGKFKAFTYNLENGTAIPVKVEKSSQYKSKESKYVNVTKFAFPSVKNGSVLEYQYEIVSPFLYNIPEFLIESDTPSLYTEYVLDTPIHISYNINYTGALGPKHRIVEEKTLYGTQYKTYRFGFENVKGFKAEKFVRNDRNYRTKVSAELHSTNYKEVKLYSSSWDQISKTLYESDDFGGELKKTRLAKDNMPAEVAQMKTELEKANAIFSYVQKTFTWNKDKGIYIDDGIKKMLDSKAGNAAEINLYLVMLLREAGIKADPALISTVENGMINLVSPNVSNMNFVLASVNINGNYHMYDATSKQSSMDELPLRDWNQYAVLLNKTKAVQIEMVNMKQSSTFLTVDAKLNDDGSISGSYSDKDTGAFAMYVKDNYDENPEKYKKQYKENFSIDFTGIDSKVLDNGAFESKMKFSSSNLIDRVGKKLIINPMLFLSKTSNEFDQTEARKYPIDFGAPTTKVKKVTLEIPEGYVIEEMPKNKKIVTEDKEIAYSYIIEQKGNKLEVTSTTKISSADYPKEYYPAFKQIWGVASKHENQVISLVKK
- a CDS encoding RsiV family protein, whose product is MKNTIAVLALSSFFVFTACKKNETTATSTEKTENKKLEEFAVDSVIVKDSTKITDSLKLNYTSQLLVFPTIKDKTLLDSIYFQNDKIKDFSKTGLLAYLENEKNNYFSSIKNDSKDWASDITYAQDWYSSSHMNLISNTNGYLHIQYTGSGYEGGAHDNYGFSERIFDLKNNKKLELKDITSTPKSKLEAILMKNIDNINSGTMDGDGTVKNSEMLLVEKIPASNNFYFDDKNLYFHYSPYEIAAFAAGDITIPIPWEQLNGTLNAEFKERMKIK
- a CDS encoding diacylglycerol/lipid kinase family protein, whose protein sequence is MEKVAFIINPFSAKKNYQPFLNELKNKVGNPLYYVSESIPGTDEFIKMHFDEVDIFVAIGGDGTISTVAKNLISTDKILAIFPAGSGNGFSNETRFSKNLDELLEKIKAKQSRKIDTFTVNDRLSINVSGTGFDGKVVKEFEKTSRGFKNYIKVSLKTFFNYKPIKVTFFDEEYKQYNGRYLMLNVANTRQFGNNAYIAPKASKSDGLVDMVLVKKFPLTYSALFAFRMFTKRLKDDEYVTYLPVSEISFKVNTKNWHLDGEFNKIESPIHVKVQPASLNILV
- a CDS encoding dicarboxylate/amino acid:cation symporter, which codes for MKAKKIYNQLYFQVIIAIAAGILLGNFYPELGEKMKPLGDGFIKLVKMIIAPVIFITLTLGIAHMTDLKKVGRIAVKAMIYFFTFSTLALIIGLVVGNLLQPGHGLNIDPTTLSGNVSEYQEKAHESTLTGFIMNIIPETLFSPLVGDNILQVLLVAILMGVALVLTKEKSQKVTDFLQDLSAPIFKIVHILMKLAPIGAFGAMAFTIGKYGLHSVLNLIFLVATFYITSILFVVLVLGAVAWYNGFNIFKLLFYLKEELLLVLGTSSSESALPGIMEKMEKAGCSRTIVGLVVPTGYSFNLDGTNIYMTLASLFIAQALNIHLPIEKQLMLLLVAMLSSKGAAGVTGAGFVTLAATLAVVPEIPIAGMTLILGIDKFMSECRALTNVIGNSVATVVVANWEKQLDKKQLQYCLDNPYEIEKQLEG
- the ggt gene encoding gamma-glutamyltransferase; the protein is MKKILIASIILSSQLSWAQFTDINIVKEVKVKNKGVVVSAHPLASEAGAKMLRMGGNAYDAITATQYALAVVYPQAGNIGGGGFLVGVKNNGEKFTLDYRETAPKKASRDMYLDKNGKANTDLSQNGRLAVGIPGSVAGFFATLKYCKLPMEKIIQPAIDLAEQGFAITEQEADMLNNNRDHFKKHNKSAIIFVKDAPWKAGDLLVQKDLAETLKLIQKLGAKGFYEGKTADLLIAEMKKGNGIITLEDLKNYKVAERKALEFEYKGNNVVSMPLPSSGGLLLAQMLRMASFENLEKYQQNSSQAVQIMTEAERRAFADRAEYMGDPDFIQDKTSYLISDEYLKGRWKSFSFDKATPSAEVGKIIEQPKESTQTTHISVLDKDGNAASVTTTLNGYYGSKVLVSGAGFFLNNEMDDFSIKPGVPNMFGAVGGEANSIQPNKRMLSSMTPTILLKNGKPYMVVGTPGGTTIPTSVYQSIVNVVDFKQNANIAVNAPKFHHQWLPETIKVENNFPESTIAELKKKNYTFEKVKQIGKTEVIVLDENGNIHAVADGRGDDSVAVE